The Bacteroidota bacterium genome contains a region encoding:
- a CDS encoding lipoprotein signal peptidase, producing the protein MKRPIIVVLIILLLDQILKVWIKTHMLMGEEHKIFGNWFIIHFTENNGMAFGMELGGQTGKMILSIFRLFAVTAIGIYIYHLVKNKANQGLIISISMIFAGALGNIIDSMFYGMIFNDSYHQLATFLSAEGGYSSFLHGRVVDMLYFPIFEGHFPQWFPFWGSEQFIFFRPVFNIADSSITIGVFIIILFQKKFFKHK; encoded by the coding sequence ATGAAGCGACCAATTATTGTTGTTCTAATCATATTGCTGCTCGACCAAATCTTAAAAGTATGGATTAAAACTCATATGCTTATGGGGGAAGAGCATAAAATTTTTGGCAATTGGTTTATTATTCATTTTACTGAAAATAATGGAATGGCATTTGGCATGGAGTTAGGCGGCCAAACAGGTAAAATGATACTAAGCATTTTCAGACTATTTGCTGTTACTGCAATCGGAATTTACATATATCATCTTGTAAAAAACAAAGCAAACCAAGGTCTAATAATTTCAATTTCGATGATATTTGCCGGAGCACTCGGAAATATTATAGACAGTATGTTCTATGGTATGATTTTCAACGACAGCTATCATCAGCTTGCAACATTTTTGTCTGCCGAGGGCGGATATTCATCTTTCCTACATGGCAGAGTTGTTGACATGCTCTATTTCCCAATATTTGAAGGACACTTCCCACAATGGTTCCCTTTCTGGGGAAGCGAGCAATTTATTTTCTTTAGACCGGTTTTTAACATTGCAGATTCATCAATAACAATAGGAGTATTCATTATCATTCTTTTTCAGAAAAAATTTTTCAAACATAAATAA
- a CDS encoding TraR/DksA family transcriptional regulator yields MAEKNRYSDEELNEFKELILSKIEKAQSDYDTLRSTIAQTDNNDIQDTSPTFKVLEEGASVLSKEEAGKLAQRQIKFIQHLQSALVRIENKTYGICRETGNLISKPRLKAVPHATLSIDAKRNQK; encoded by the coding sequence ATGGCAGAAAAAAACAGATATTCAGATGAAGAGCTTAATGAATTTAAAGAACTAATATTAAGCAAAATAGAAAAGGCTCAAAGCGATTATGATACTCTTCGTAGTACTATTGCTCAAACTGACAATAATGACATTCAAGACACATCGCCCACATTTAAGGTGTTAGAAGAAGGAGCCTCTGTATTGTCAAAAGAAGAAGCTGGAAAACTAGCTCAACGACAGATTAAATTCATTCAACATTTGCAATCAGCATTAGTTAGGATAGAAAACAAAACATACGGAATTTGTCGCGAAACCGGAAACCTTATTTCAAAACCACGTCTAAAAGCAGTTCCGCACGCTACTCTTAGCATAGACGCAAAACGAAATCAAAAATAG
- a CDS encoding transporter substrate-binding domain-containing protein → MVLIIKQKFLVRIIFFVIFPLIFSCNSKSSKQNITQDTTKTENLTNILSEGKFVAVTDYNSTNYFVYKGEPMGYHYELLKIFAEYIGVKLEVVVSNDLEETFNCLQNGECDIIAMNLTVTKDRAKRFAFTEPHNQTRQVLVQRKPEGWEKLKKHSLENHLIRNQLDIGGKTVFVQKKSIFYDRLITLSDEIGKNINVVELSNYETEQLISLVASGEIDYTVCDEIVGLVNQTYYPNIDVGTTISFPQNLAWAVKKDANDLRTEIDKWLIEFKKTVRFRNIYNKYFRNSRSANIAKSEYNSISGGRISEYDELIKKFSENLNWDWRLLASLIYQESKFKPNVRSWAGAYGLMQLMPSTAERYGVDSLANPEENIEAGVKFLIWLDQVLSEKIDDEKEKIKFILGSYNVGLGHVIDARALAKKNGKDPDVWNESVDYYLIKKSQPKYYHDPVVQHGYCRGIETYNYVTEILERYEHYKNVIVLQKF, encoded by the coding sequence ATGGTATTAATTATTAAGCAGAAATTTCTTGTCAGAATAATATTTTTTGTAATATTTCCATTAATTTTTTCATGCAATAGCAAATCCAGCAAACAAAATATTACTCAGGATACTACAAAAACTGAAAACCTTACAAACATTTTATCTGAGGGAAAATTTGTTGCCGTAACCGATTATAATTCAACAAATTATTTTGTGTATAAAGGCGAACCAATGGGCTACCATTACGAGCTTTTGAAAATATTTGCAGAATATATTGGCGTAAAACTAGAAGTTGTTGTGAGTAACGATTTGGAAGAAACTTTCAATTGTTTGCAAAACGGAGAATGCGATATTATTGCAATGAACCTTACTGTAACAAAAGATAGGGCCAAACGATTTGCATTCACTGAGCCACATAACCAGACCCGACAAGTTTTGGTTCAACGAAAACCCGAAGGCTGGGAAAAACTAAAAAAGCATTCTTTAGAAAATCATCTCATTAGAAATCAGTTAGATATTGGAGGCAAGACAGTTTTTGTTCAGAAAAAGTCTATTTTTTACGACAGATTGATTACGCTTTCTGATGAAATTGGTAAAAACATCAATGTAGTTGAATTATCGAATTATGAAACTGAGCAGCTAATTTCTCTTGTTGCAAGTGGCGAAATAGATTACACTGTATGTGACGAAATAGTTGGTTTGGTCAATCAAACTTATTATCCTAATATTGATGTTGGAACCACTATAAGTTTTCCGCAAAATCTGGCTTGGGCTGTAAAAAAGGATGCAAATGATCTTCGCACAGAAATTGACAAATGGTTGATAGAATTTAAGAAAACAGTTCGTTTCCGAAATATTTATAATAAGTATTTCCGAAATAGCCGTTCGGCGAATATTGCAAAAAGTGAATATAATTCTATTTCAGGTGGCAGAATTTCTGAATATGACGAACTTATAAAAAAATTCAGCGAAAATCTAAATTGGGACTGGCGACTGTTGGCTTCATTAATTTATCAGGAGTCGAAATTTAAACCAAATGTACGATCATGGGCTGGAGCTTATGGATTAATGCAGCTAATGCCTTCTACAGCAGAGAGATATGGCGTAGATTCTTTAGCAAATCCTGAAGAAAACATAGAAGCTGGCGTGAAGTTTCTTATTTGGCTCGATCAAGTTTTATCTGAAAAAATTGATGATGAAAAAGAAAAAATAAAATTTATATTAGGCTCATACAACGTTGGTCTTGGGCATGTAATTGATGCCAGAGCCCTTGCAAAAAAGAATGGAAAAGATCCTGATGTTTGGAACGAAAGTGTTGATTATTATCTAATAAAAAAATCACAACCCAAATATTATCATGATCCTGTTGTTCAGCATGGATACTGTCGGGGAATTGAAACTTATAATTATGTAACTGAAATATTGGAACGATACGAGCATTATAAAAATGTTATTGTGTTACAGAAGTTTTGA
- a CDS encoding isoleucine--tRNA ligase encodes MAKKFPVYKQLDLSQINKDILKIWEENNTFEKSISSREGQKSFVFYEGPPSANGKPGIHHVMARSIKDIFCRYKTMQGFHVKRKAGWDTHGLPIELSVEKTLGITKEDIGKKISIEDYNKACRKDVMKYTDLWEELTLIMGYWVNMDDPYITYDNRYIETLWYLLKKLYEKGYLYKGHSIQPYSPAAGTGLSTHELNLPGCYKDVKDTTCVAQFKIVRNQDSEFLYDNSNDDVYFLAWTTTPWTLPSNTALAVGPKIDYVKVKTYNQYTGKQISVILAEDLFTQHFSKKNKDLKLEDYNTGDKKIPYEIISEHIGKDFNGIRYEQILKFHQPTDGDAFRVVLGDFVTTEDGTGIVHIAPSFGADDYRVAAQNGIGSLTLVDKQGKFIDGCEEISGRFVKNSYDENLTEADPTVDVDIVVRLKKENKAFNIEKHEHNYPHCWRTDKPILYYPLDSWFIKTTAVRDRMIELNNTINWKPPATGSGRFGKWLENLVDWNLSRSRYWGTPLPIWVSEDKEEKICIGSVEELKKEIDKSVEAGFMHKNPISEFEVGDNSEDNYNKIDLHKPFVDDVVLVSPTGKKMFREKDLIDVWFDSGAMPYAQLHYPFEHKDDFEQFFPSDFIAEGVDQTRGWFFTLHAIAVMLFDSVSFKNIISNGLVLDKDGNKMSKRLGNAVDPFKTIEKYGSDPVRWYMISNSQPWDNLKFDISGIDEVRRKFFGTLYNTYSFFALYANVDGFEYNEPNIVINQRPELDRWILSVLNSLIKEVEYCYENYFPTKAARAIQNFVSENLSNWFVRLSRKRYWGGEYSTDKISAYQTLYTCLEAVAQLAAPISPFYTEQLFLALNSVSNSHSETSVHLSYFPKYNEKYIDKDLEAKMEIAQKICSMVLSLRRKVNIKVRQPLSQIMIPILDEKHVEKINAIEKIILSEVNVKSIKLITDVTGIIVKKVKPNFKKLGRRFGKLMKQLASIINHLSQEDILKIEKEGKYRFFIDDEPYEVMLDELDIISEDVPGWLVTSEGKLTIALDINISQELKEEGIARELINRIQNFRKDSGFDVTDKITIEIQKNEVINSVIENYSDYIKTQTLSLNILLKDEVDLADAKFIEIDDKISTIVNINKI; translated from the coding sequence ATGGCAAAAAAATTTCCTGTATATAAACAATTAGATCTTTCACAAATAAATAAAGATATACTAAAGATTTGGGAAGAGAACAATACATTTGAAAAAAGTATAAGCTCGAGAGAAGGTCAAAAGTCTTTCGTTTTCTACGAAGGACCACCATCTGCAAATGGAAAACCTGGCATTCATCATGTAATGGCACGAAGCATAAAGGATATTTTTTGCAGGTATAAAACTATGCAAGGATTTCATGTAAAAAGAAAAGCTGGTTGGGATACACATGGTCTGCCAATAGAATTGAGCGTAGAAAAAACCCTTGGCATTACAAAAGAAGATATTGGAAAAAAAATCTCAATTGAAGACTACAATAAAGCTTGCCGAAAAGATGTAATGAAATATACCGATCTTTGGGAAGAACTTACATTAATTATGGGATATTGGGTAAATATGGACGATCCATATATTACCTACGATAACAGATATATCGAAACTTTATGGTACCTTTTGAAAAAACTTTACGAAAAAGGCTATTTGTACAAAGGACATTCAATTCAACCATATTCCCCGGCAGCAGGTACTGGTCTGAGCACTCACGAATTGAACCTACCCGGCTGCTACAAAGACGTGAAAGACACAACATGCGTAGCACAATTTAAGATTGTGAGAAATCAGGATTCTGAGTTTTTGTACGACAACTCAAACGATGATGTATATTTTCTGGCATGGACAACAACTCCATGGACACTTCCTTCTAATACAGCTTTAGCTGTAGGTCCGAAAATTGATTACGTAAAAGTCAAAACTTATAATCAATATACCGGAAAACAAATTTCTGTTATTCTTGCAGAAGATTTGTTTACACAGCATTTTTCTAAAAAGAATAAAGATTTAAAACTTGAAGATTATAATACAGGAGATAAAAAAATTCCATACGAAATAATTTCAGAACATATTGGTAAAGATTTCAATGGAATAAGATACGAACAAATATTGAAGTTTCATCAACCTACTGATGGAGATGCATTTAGGGTAGTACTCGGTGATTTTGTTACAACAGAAGATGGGACAGGAATAGTTCATATAGCACCAAGTTTTGGAGCCGACGATTACAGAGTTGCTGCACAAAATGGAATTGGCTCGCTTACTTTGGTCGATAAGCAAGGGAAATTTATTGATGGTTGTGAAGAAATAAGCGGCAGATTCGTAAAAAACAGCTACGATGAAAATCTTACTGAAGCCGATCCTACTGTAGATGTAGATATTGTTGTAAGACTGAAAAAGGAGAATAAAGCCTTCAATATCGAAAAACATGAGCACAATTATCCGCATTGCTGGCGAACTGACAAACCAATCCTATATTATCCATTAGATTCTTGGTTTATAAAAACTACTGCAGTACGCGACCGAATGATTGAACTAAACAACACAATCAATTGGAAACCACCTGCTACAGGCTCAGGCAGATTTGGAAAATGGTTAGAAAATTTAGTCGATTGGAATCTCTCACGTTCAAGATATTGGGGCACACCACTACCCATTTGGGTTTCGGAAGACAAAGAAGAAAAAATCTGCATTGGATCTGTAGAAGAACTAAAAAAAGAAATTGACAAATCTGTTGAGGCCGGATTTATGCACAAAAACCCAATTTCGGAATTTGAAGTTGGAGATAATTCAGAAGATAATTATAACAAAATTGACCTACACAAACCATTTGTTGATGATGTAGTTTTGGTTTCGCCAACTGGCAAAAAAATGTTCCGTGAGAAAGATTTGATAGATGTTTGGTTTGATTCCGGTGCAATGCCATACGCTCAATTGCATTATCCATTTGAGCATAAAGACGATTTTGAGCAATTTTTTCCATCCGATTTTATAGCCGAAGGAGTTGACCAAACTCGTGGTTGGTTTTTCACCCTTCACGCAATTGCTGTGATGCTCTTTGATTCTGTTTCTTTCAAAAATATTATTTCGAACGGCTTGGTTCTCGATAAAGATGGAAATAAAATGTCGAAACGCTTGGGAAATGCAGTTGATCCATTCAAAACAATCGAAAAATATGGTTCCGACCCGGTTAGGTGGTACATGATTTCGAATTCGCAACCTTGGGACAATTTGAAATTCGATATTTCAGGAATCGATGAAGTGAGAAGAAAATTTTTTGGCACATTATATAATACATACTCATTTTTTGCACTTTATGCAAATGTCGATGGCTTTGAATATAATGAACCCAATATTGTAATTAATCAACGTCCCGAATTAGACAGATGGATTTTATCGGTCTTAAATTCGTTAATTAAAGAAGTAGAATATTGTTACGAAAACTATTTCCCAACAAAAGCAGCGAGAGCAATTCAAAATTTTGTTTCAGAAAATCTAAGCAACTGGTTTGTTCGCTTAAGCCGAAAAAGATATTGGGGCGGAGAATATTCCACTGACAAAATCTCTGCATATCAGACTTTATATACATGTCTTGAAGCAGTAGCTCAACTTGCAGCACCAATTTCACCATTTTATACCGAACAATTATTTTTAGCTTTAAACAGCGTAAGCAATTCACATTCAGAAACTTCAGTCCATTTGTCATATTTTCCGAAATACAATGAAAAATATATCGACAAAGACCTGGAAGCAAAAATGGAGATTGCACAAAAAATATGTTCAATGGTGTTGTCTCTCAGGAGAAAAGTCAATATTAAAGTTCGCCAGCCACTTAGTCAGATTATGATTCCAATCTTAGACGAAAAGCATGTTGAAAAAATAAATGCTATTGAAAAAATAATTCTTTCGGAAGTAAATGTAAAATCAATTAAACTTATTACAGATGTTACAGGAATTATTGTAAAAAAAGTAAAACCAAATTTCAAAAAACTTGGCAGAAGGTTCGGGAAATTGATGAAACAATTAGCTTCAATAATAAACCATCTCAGTCAGGAAGACATTCTGAAAATTGAAAAGGAAGGAAAATATAGATTTTTTATAGACGACGAACCATACGAAGTAATGCTCGACGAATTAGATATTATTTCGGAAGATGTTCCTGGCTGGTTAGTTACAAGCGAAGGGAAACTTACTATTGCCCTTGATATTAATATCTCTCAAGAACTTAAAGAAGAAGGAATTGCTCGAGAGCTAATTAACCGTATTCAAAATTTCAGAAAAGATAGCGGTTTTGATGTTACAGACAAAATCACAATTGAGATTCAAAAAAATGAAGTTATTAATTCGGTAATAGAAAATTATTCCGATTATATTAAAACACAAACTTTATCGTTGAATATACTTCTTAAAGATGAAGTAGATCTTGCTGATGCAAAATTTATTGAAATTGATGATAAAATATCAACTATTGTAAATATAAATAAAATATAA